The Herbiconiux sp. A18JL235 region ATCGCCGAGAAGGTGCTCGCGGAGGTGCCGTCGAAGTACCCCGGGTACTCGTGGAAGCTCTGCGGGGTGACCTGCGGGCGCGTGGGCCCGGAGTGGTCCTGCACGACAAGTAGGGAGTGGCCGAGCTCCTCGACGCGTTCGGCCGCGCGGGTGACGAACTCGACGTCGCTGTCGTGGAAGGGCTCCCACATGTGCATCTCGTTAGGGAACGAGAGCACCACCACGCTCGGGTGCCGGCGCACGAGCCGCAACAGCTCGGCGACCTGCTCCACCTCGGGGTCGAGGTCGTCGCGCACCGGTTCGAAGCAGTGCCATTGCAGGGGAGCGTCTTGATAGATGAGGATGCCGAGCTCGTCGGCGCAGCGGTAGAACAGGTCGGGCAGTACCGAGACGTGGACACGCAGCACGTTGGCGTTCAGTGCGCGCAGTTCGAGCAGGCGCTCGAGCAGCAGCTCACGATCGCCCGACCAGGCGGGCTCCCAGAGGTCGCCGATGGTGGTGGTGCCGCGCACGAACAGGGGTGTGCCGCCGAGCTCGAGCGAGCCGTCGGCGAGGCGCTCGAAGCGGCGCACCCCGGTGCGCTGGGCGTGCCGGTCGAGCAGCTCGCCCGCCCGGCGCACCTCGATCTCGAGCACGAAGAGCTCGGGGGCGACAGGCGACCACTCGGGCAGCGCCGGCGGGTCGAGGGTGAGGGTGTGCCGGCCTGCGGGGTCGCCCCCCAGCTCGGTGCTGGTCTCGGCGAGGACGGTGCCGTCGGATGCAGAGCGCAGCAGCACCTGCAGGGTGGCGGTCGCATCCTCCCCGGCCGCGGCGGCCGAAGCCCCTGTCTCCAGTTCCACCTCGACGACCACGGCTGCATCGCCGAGCCGGCACCACGCATCCGTGATGCCGATCGCAGGCAGGGCCTCGAGCCGCACGGGCTGGAGCAACCCCGTGCCTGCGGTCGGCAGACCCTCGCACACCGAGCCGAGACCCTTGCCGTGCGCGTCGCCGGCGTTCGGCGCACTGTCGGTGCCGTCCCACGTCACCGAGTCGACGGCCCGCCTCGTGACGACGTCGATCTGCACCTCGTCGCGCCCGGCCCGGTCGAAGCGTGCGGAGAACGGTGCGAAGTACCCGCGGTGGTGGGCGAGCGCGACACCGTCGACGAACACCCACGCTTCATAGTCGGCGGCCCCCACGGTGAGGTTCAGGGTCTCGCCGAGCCCGTCGATGTCGCGCGCCGTGCTGCGGAAGTGGAGGTAGGGCGCGATCGCGGTGTGCGGAAGCTCCACCGGCGCGAAGTCGTCGTCGCCGCGGGCGTCGGCGACCGGCGCGCCGTCGCCCGGGGTGAATGTCTCGAGGGTGCGCACCCGCCACTGCAGCTGCACCCCGTCGCGGGTGGGGCTGTCGTCGAAGGCGCTGGGCGGGCCGGCGGCGGCGGCGAGGCGCGCCACCTCGGCGGCGAGCTCCGCGCCGGTCGTGATGGCGTGCGGGGCGTTCCAGTCGATGGTCTCGTTCATCGTCGCTTTCGGGTTCGTCGTCTCGTGCGGGGTCGTCGGGTGCGGGGTCACTTCACGGCGCCCAGGGTGAGGCCGTTGCGCAGGTACTTCTGCATGAAGAGGAAGAGGATGATGAGAGGGATGATCGACAGCAGCGACCCGGTGATCACCAGCGGGTACATCACGGTGCTGCCGGCCGCGGGGAAGGTCGCCTGGTTGTTCCACCCGGTGAGCCCGAGGGTCACGGGGTACATGTTCACGTCGTTCAGCACGAGCAGCGGCAGCAGGTAGTTGTTCCACGTGTTCACGAACGAGATGAGGAACACCGTCGCGAGCCCCGGCGACACGATCGGCAGCACGATGCCGCTGATGATGCGCGGCTCCCCCGCCCCGTCGACGCGAGCGGCGTCGAGCAGCTCGTCGGGCACCGCCGACGCGGTGTAGAGCCGCATGAGGTAGAGGCCGAACGGGCTGGCGATGGAGGGGAGGATGATCGCCCACGGGGTGTTCACGAGACCCGCGCCGCTCAGCATCTGGTAGGTCGGGATGGCGAGCGCCGTGGTCGGCACCATCATCGCCGCCATGATCGTCCAGAACAGCGCCGACCGCCCGCGGAACTCCCACTTCGCGAAGGCGTAGCCGGCGAGGAAGCAGACCAGGGTGGCGCCGAGGGCGCTCGCCGTTGAATAGAGGAGTGTGTTCCCCATCCAGCGCAGGAAGATGCCGTCGCGCTGCGCGAACACGTCGACGATGTTCTGCCAGAGCTGGGGTGTGTCGGAGAACCAGAAGCCGAAGCTCGTGTAGAGCTGGCTGTTCGACTTGGTGGCGTTGATGACGAGCCAGAGCATCGGCGCCAGGATGTACAGCGCGAAGCCGATGAACACCACCGTCGCCAGCGCGCTGGTCGGGTCGCGGTCGATGCGGCGGGAGGTGCGGATGCTCATGAGTCGACTCGATTCGCCTTGCGGGTGATGCGGAGGTACACCAGGGCGACCAGCCCCACCAGCGCGGCGAGCACGAAGGAGAGCGTCGCCACGTAGTTGAGCTGCCGGCCGGCTCCCGCGAGGGTGTAGGCGTACAGGTTGGGGGTGAAGTCGTTGGGGATGGAGGTGGGCGCGAGCGGCTGCAGCACGAACGGCTCGGTGAACAGCTGGAGCGACCCGACGATGGCGAAGATGACGACCATGGTGACGATGGGCGCGACGAGCGGCACCTTGATGCTGAGGGCGATGCGCCAGGTGCTCGCGCCGTCGAGCCGAGCGGCCTCCACCACATCGTGGCCGATGGTCTGCAGGCCCGTGTAGAAGATGATCATGTTGTAGCCGGCCCAGCTCCA contains the following coding sequences:
- a CDS encoding carbohydrate ABC transporter permease, producing the protein MSIRTSRRIDRDPTSALATVVFIGFALYILAPMLWLVINATKSNSQLYTSFGFWFSDTPQLWQNIVDVFAQRDGIFLRWMGNTLLYSTASALGATLVCFLAGYAFAKWEFRGRSALFWTIMAAMMVPTTALAIPTYQMLSGAGLVNTPWAIILPSIASPFGLYLMRLYTASAVPDELLDAARVDGAGEPRIISGIVLPIVSPGLATVFLISFVNTWNNYLLPLLVLNDVNMYPVTLGLTGWNNQATFPAAGSTVMYPLVITGSLLSIIPLIILFLFMQKYLRNGLTLGAVK